The following DNA comes from Enterocloster bolteae.
TGCCTACATCGTCTCCCACCCTGAAATAACCAATGTGCTCATATCCGGCGGGGATTCCTTTCTGAACAGCAATCAAATCATACGCCGGTATCTGGAGGCATTCAGCTCCATTAAACATCTGGATCTAATCCGTTTCGGCACCCGCACCCCGGTGGTGCTGCCTATGCGGATTTATGATGACCCGGAACTTCTGGATATTCTGGCCCGCTATACAAAAATCAAACAAATCTATGTGGTGACCCAGTTTAACCATTCAAATGAACTGACTCCGCAAGCAGTAAAAGCGATCCGGTGCCTGATGGACGCTGGTATCATTGTAAAGAACCAGACCGTTCTGTTAAAAGGAATCAACGATGACGCAGGGAGTCTCGGAACCCTGTTAAAGAATCTGACAAGATACGGTGTCATTCCCTATTACATTTTCCAGTGCCGTCCCGTATCCGGGGTAAAGAGTCAGTTCCAGATTCCTTTGACAGAGGGCTGCCGCATTGTGGAAGAGGCAAAAAACATGCAGAACGGCCAGGGCAAATGCATCCGCTACGCCATGTCCCACGTCACCGGTAAAATCGAAATCCTGGGCCAAATGCCCGACAAAAACATGCTTTTTAAATATCATCAGGCAAAATATGAAAAAGACCAGGGCCGTATATTCTGCGAGAAATTGGCACCTGGACAGGCGTGGCTGCAGGGGTGATAACAGACTTTGCCGCAGACTGTTTCCCGGCCCATGCAGGACTTTGCCGCAGGCAAATGTTAAGCCGCGGGACATACCCTAACAGGGGCATGTCCTGCGGCCTTTTTGTGCCGTAGGCGGCTGTATATGTAATTACATCAGTGACAGATACAGGTTCTTGATATCCTCAAAGGACGGATCCTTTGGATTGCCCGGGCGGCAGGCATCATCCATGGCAGACTGTGACAGGAAGTCCACATCCTCTGGCTTAAGGATTTCCTTTAAGTCAGCAGGGATTCCCACGTCAGCGGACAGTTTCTTTACCGCGTCCACTGCTGCTTTGCGGTATTCCTCCTGTGTCATATTCTCAACACCATCCACGCCCATGGCAATGGCAATGTCTTTAAACTTGGTTCCTGTACATGGCGCATTGTATTCCATGACGGTTGGAAGGATGATGGCATTGGCAACGCCGTGGGGGGTATCATATAAAGCGCCCAGGCCATGAGCCATGGAGTGCACAATGCCCAGACCGCAGTTGGAGAATCCCATTCCGGTCAGATACTGGCCCAAAGCCATGCCTTCCCTGCCCTCTGGCTTGTTCTCCACCGCATCCCTCAGGCTGCGGGCGATTACTTCAATGGCTTTTAAGTTAAACATGTCGGTCATCTCCCAGGCACCCTTTGTGGTATAGCCCTCGATTGCATGGGTCAGGGCATCCATACCGGTAGCTGCTGTCAGTCCCTTGGGCATGGAAGACATCATCTCCGGATCAACCACTGCCACTACCGGGATATCATGGGTATCCACGCATACGAATTTACGCTTTTTCTCCACATCCGTGATCACGTAGTTAATGGTAACTTCCGCCGCGGTGCCTGCTGTGGTGGGAACTGCAATAATCGGCACACACGGATTCTTGGTCGGAGCAACGCCTTCCAGACTTCTCACATCCTCGAATTCAGGGTTGGTGATGATAACGCCGATAGCCTTGGAGGTATCCATGGAGGAACCGCCGCCAATGGCAATGATATAGTCGGCTCCGGATGCCTTGAAAGCCGCAACGCCGGTCTGCACGTTCTCGATGGTCGGGTTAGGTTTGATATTGGAATAAATCTCGTAGGCCAGTCCTGCATCCTCCAGTACCTTTGTCACCTTGCAGGTTACATTGAACTTAATCAGGTCAGGGTCGGAACATACAAAAGCCTTCTTAAATCCCCTTGCCTTTGCCTCATTTGCAATCTCCTGGATTGCACCTGCGCCGTGATAGGATGTCTCGTTTAATACGATTCTGTTTGCCATGATTTTCTTCTCCTTTACATTGACAGTATGCCGCCGGACCCATCTTAAGTGTCCGTGGATTTACCTGGTTGCTTTTGTTAATATTATAACAAGTCCTGTTTTAAAATAAAAGTGACAAACATCCCTGTCTGTCACTTTCCTTTAAGTTTTGTGCAGTTTCACCATTTAGGATTATGCATAATCACCATGTTCTGTCTCTGCTGCGGCTGGGGATATCCGGGACTTTCCGGGGCTTAAAGCAGTTTCAATTTTCCGAACACCTCTGCCAGCTTTGGCGGCATGGCTTCCACCAGCTTATCCGACATTTCCCGGGGTGTGTCCTTCATGCCTCCCAGAACCCACTTCACCGTCATGTATACAGAGCCCTGGCAGTACATCTCCAAAAGGAACTGAAGCTCCCGGCCCAAAGGCTGGCTGGTTTTTCTTGCAATCAGGTCCGTATAAAACTGGAGAATCAGTTCAAAATCATGTTCCTTTAATGAGTTCCTGTCATCGGAGCGGAACGCTTCTGTGAAAAACACCTTTTCATTGAGAATGAACTCAAACTTCCGGGTCAGGCTCTCCCCCACCGTATGCCCCATGCCAATCTGCTCAAAAGACTGAAGCACCAGCTTGTCAAAATACCAGTTTATCAGATCGTACTTGTCCAGAAAATTCCGGTAAAAGGTCTGCCGGGTCACACCGCAGCCCTCCACAATATTTTTGACCGTAATCTTATCCACGGGCGCTGTCTTCATGCACTCCTTAACGGATTCAGCCAGCTTGTATTTTGTTTTCTCCTGCTTTCCTGTAACGGCCATGGTATTCCTCCTGCGGCAGGTACTGCACGGAAACCCTCCGGTACCTGTGTATTTTGTAACATATCCCTGCGCCACAACAGGCAGTGCAGCCCTGGTTGCGCTGCACTGCCCGCTGCTTCTATGGACAGTATATCAAATTTTGAGACAGGCTTCTACCTGTTTTTGAAAATGCTTACCATTGCCTTCCACATCTGTACCAGCACATTCCACATCCGCCTTAAGGGGCTTTCCTTGGCCTTTTCCACCTCTGCATCCGCGGTCTTGGCCGTGTCGTCGTCCACGCTGATCTCATCGGTGCGCATGACAATCTGCAGTGTCTTGGGCGGTTTGTTCCGGTCCGAGGTAAAGGATACCTTGTCTGCGGACGGATCCATAAACAGGAAACGGTTATCTGTATCAAACTTATCCAGCTCATTGTCAATGGTATCCTTCATGGTGCGTCCGGCCTGGCGCATCACCGTGGTGCTGTCCAGGATGTTCAGGCTTTTATCCAGAAGTTCCATACTGCCGCGCAGGCTGTCCCTGGCAGCCGCGTCAAAATCATCGCTGCTGTCTTTTAATGTGTTCTGGATGATAGTCAGGGTGCTGATTCCATTGTTGAGGGCATCTGTGGTACGCCTTACCAGTTCCTGGGAGTCATCCAGGGCAGTCTGGAGATCCGGATAATATACGTCCAGAGAATCATTGAGGGCCTTTAAATCCTCAATCAGATAATCCATATTGTCAACTATCTCGGCGCTGTATTTCGCAGAATCAGACGTGTCATCCATCAGGTTCGCCATCTTGTCTGTCAGGGATTTGCTCCGGGCAGATAAATCCTGAAGGACTGCCACCTTGTCATACAGGGATTGTTCAATGGCTATCGCGGCTTCTGCGGCGGCCTGCTGGTCGATACTGCTTACCAGAGGGATGTTTTTCTTCTCTATGGATGCGGTGGCCGCCAGGCCTGCCAGGCCGGTGTTTCCTGTATTTATGGCAGAGCTAATAGCAGTGCCTGTATCCGGGGTGTTACTGCCGGAGTTTCCGCTGGAATTTCCACTTTCTGCTGCGCTTGCGCTGCTGCTCCCGGTTGCGCTTCCGTTGGTGCTTTCGCCTCCGGTTGTATTTCCGCTTCCGTCCGTACTTGCGCCTCCGGTTGTATTTCCGCTTCCGCTCCCGGTTGTGCTTCCGTCCGTACTTCCGCCTCCGGTTGTATTTCCGCTTCCGCTCCCGGTTGTGCTTCCGTCCGTGCTTTCGCCTCCGGTTGTATTTCCGCTTCCGGCTCCAGTTCCGCTTCCGTCCGTACTTGCGCCTCCGGTTGTATTTCCGCTTCCGCTCCCGGTTGTGCTTCCGTCCGTACTTCCACCTCCGGTTGTATTTCCGCTTCCGCTCCCGGTTGTGCTTCCGTCCGTGCTTGCGCCTCCGGTTGTATTTCCGCTTCCGGCTCCGCTTCCGCTCCCGGTTGCGCCTCCGTCCGCATTTCCGCTCCCGCTCCCAGTTCCGCTGGTGCTTCCGTTTCCGTCTGTGCTTCCGCTTCCTCCGGCACTTCCATCCGGGTTATCTTTCCCCTC
Coding sequences within:
- a CDS encoding KamA family radical SAM protein; translation: MNWNETLRNNVTRAQELKTYMRLTSQEEEHMTRILEQFPMTVTRYYLSLIDWNNPEQDPVFRMSIPSIRETDLSGDFDTSGEADNTVLPGLQHKYRQTALILSTHRCAMYCRHCFRKRLVGISGGETAGNVDQMAAYIVSHPEITNVLISGGDSFLNSNQIIRRYLEAFSSIKHLDLIRFGTRTPVVLPMRIYDDPELLDILARYTKIKQIYVVTQFNHSNELTPQAVKAIRCLMDAGIIVKNQTVLLKGINDDAGSLGTLLKNLTRYGVIPYYIFQCRPVSGVKSQFQIPLTEGCRIVEEAKNMQNGQGKCIRYAMSHVTGKIEILGQMPDKNMLFKYHQAKYEKDQGRIFCEKLAPGQAWLQG
- the fucO gene encoding lactaldehyde reductase, with product MANRIVLNETSYHGAGAIQEIANEAKARGFKKAFVCSDPDLIKFNVTCKVTKVLEDAGLAYEIYSNIKPNPTIENVQTGVAAFKASGADYIIAIGGGSSMDTSKAIGVIITNPEFEDVRSLEGVAPTKNPCVPIIAVPTTAGTAAEVTINYVITDVEKKRKFVCVDTHDIPVVAVVDPEMMSSMPKGLTAATGMDALTHAIEGYTTKGAWEMTDMFNLKAIEVIARSLRDAVENKPEGREGMALGQYLTGMGFSNCGLGIVHSMAHGLGALYDTPHGVANAIILPTVMEYNAPCTGTKFKDIAIAMGVDGVENMTQEEYRKAAVDAVKKLSADVGIPADLKEILKPEDVDFLSQSAMDDACRPGNPKDPSFEDIKNLYLSLM
- a CDS encoding TetR/AcrR family transcriptional regulator C-terminal domain-containing protein gives rise to the protein MAVTGKQEKTKYKLAESVKECMKTAPVDKITVKNIVEGCGVTRQTFYRNFLDKYDLINWYFDKLVLQSFEQIGMGHTVGESLTRKFEFILNEKVFFTEAFRSDDRNSLKEHDFELILQFYTDLIARKTSQPLGRELQFLLEMYCQGSVYMTVKWVLGGMKDTPREMSDKLVEAMPPKLAEVFGKLKLL